The genomic region GCCCAGCCCTGCTGGCCGGAACGGGTCTCGATCAGGTAGTAATCGCGGCGCACGTCGTCGCCGTCCCACCAGCCGGACTCGATGCGCTCCGGCCCCATGAGAATGCGCGTCGAGCCTTCGTGTACCGCCTGCGGTTCAGTCAGCAACCAGCCCGGACGTTGCACCGCAGGCAGCCCCCCGCAGGCCTGGCTGTCGACAGTGGTCTGCCACGCGCATTCCGGCCGGTGATCGGCCTGGAAGCGCAAGCCCTGTACCGCGTCATCCCCCAGCCGTGCGCGCAAGCGTTCGCGCAGTTGCTCCCAGGGCAAGGATTGCTGCGGACGGTCGTCGAACAGTTCCTGACGCTGGGGCACGAAGGCTGGTAGATCTTCAGCGCGCAGACGAAAACCGCGCACCGGCGCCTCGACCTTGACTTGTTCCAGACGTCCTCGGGCCAGTTCGAACAGCATCGCCGGATCGCGCTCGGCGCTGAGAAGGCCGACCTTGATCACGGTGTCCGGCAACCCCGCGTGCTCCAGGTGCAAATCGAAACGTTGCACACCGCTGTCTCGGCCGCAGAGGAACGCCGACAGATCGCCAGTCAATCGTCTTAAAGGAAACAACAATGCCTGATGGGATTGCACATCGAAGTTGAGCTCGATGCGCACATCGAAACGGTCCGGTGGCAGGTAAAACGCCAGCGCCAGCCGCCGTTCACCGAACAGGCTGTCCAGATGCTTGAGCACCTGGGCCTCGAAACGCCGGGCCAGACTATGCCGGGGCAACGCCTGCACCTGACTCAAGGTGCGCAGCCCCATGCGCGATAACGTTGTGGCAACGCTGGGCTCCAGGGCGATCCGGTCGACGGGCAACTGCCCCAGGTGATGCTGCAAGGCGTCATTGTCCGGCACCACCAGACCGTCATAAACGTTGGCCAGCACCCGCGCCGCCACCGGGTTGGGCGCGGCGACAATCCGATGGCGAAACCCCAGCTCAGTGAGCTCGGCGCGCAGCCGCGCCTCGAACTGCGGCCAGGGCCCGAACAAGCCCAGACTGGATTCGATTTCAAACACCACGGCGCGCGGGTAATGCACGCTGACCTGGGAGCTGAACCGATAGGCCCAGGCGGCCAGGAACTGCTGCCAATGTTCGATTTCGGCGGCATCGTATTCGGCGGTGACGAACCCTTTGCTCAGCGCCTGGGCGGCAGTCATCGACTGACCGGGTCGCAAACCCAGCGCCCGCGCCGAGCCGTTGACCGCCTGCAGCACCCGACGCTGGGCCGGGCCGGTCAGCAGCGCCAGCGGCTCCTCGGGGTCGGGGCGCTGACGCAGTACCGCGTCCAGCGCCAATTGCGGGAAGACAATGCAAACCCAGCGCATGGCAACCTCAATGCCCCACGGCAAAGGCAATCGGCGCCGAACGGGCCAGCCCGCCCCGGCACTTGAGCACTCGCAACTGAGCAGGCTTGGCATCGATGGCGATGCGCAGGGCCGCTGGCGACGGGTTGATGGCTTCACTGAGCGAGCGATAGGCGAACGCCAGGGTCTGGCCGGTTTCGGCCGCCACCTGCAAACGTCGCAACGCCCGGTCGTCGGCCTTGTGCGGCCAACACAACACCGCCCC from Pseudomonas sp. GGS8 harbors:
- a CDS encoding DNA polymerase Y family protein; protein product: MRWVCIVFPQLALDAVLRQRPDPEEPLALLTGPAQRRVLQAVNGSARALGLRPGQSMTAAQALSKGFVTAEYDAAEIEHWQQFLAAWAYRFSSQVSVHYPRAVVFEIESSLGLFGPWPQFEARLRAELTELGFRHRIVAAPNPVAARVLANVYDGLVVPDNDALQHHLGQLPVDRIALEPSVATTLSRMGLRTLSQVQALPRHSLARRFEAQVLKHLDSLFGERRLALAFYLPPDRFDVRIELNFDVQSHQALLFPLRRLTGDLSAFLCGRDSGVQRFDLHLEHAGLPDTVIKVGLLSAERDPAMLFELARGRLEQVKVEAPVRGFRLRAEDLPAFVPQRQELFDDRPQQSLPWEQLRERLRARLGDDAVQGLRFQADHRPECAWQTTVDSQACGGLPAVQRPGWLLTEPQAVHEGSTRILMGPERIESGWWDGDDVRRDYYLIETRSGQQGWAYRAVGEYGPLWLQGWFA